A portion of the Kazachstania africana CBS 2517 chromosome 2, complete genome genome contains these proteins:
- the RPS4B gene encoding 40S ribosomal protein eS4 (similar to Saccharomyces cerevisiae RPS4B (YHR203C) and RPS4A (YJR145C); ancestral locus Anc_4.382), whose amino-acid sequence MARGPKKHLKRLAAPHHWLLDKLSGCYAPRPSAGPHKLRESLPLIVFLRNRLKYALNGREVKAIMMQRHVKVDGKVRTDSTYPAGFMDVITLEATNENFRLVYDVKGRFAVHRITDEEASYKLGKVRKVQLGKKGVPYVVTHDGRTIRYPDPNIKINDTVKIDLATGKISEYIKFDAGKLVYVTGGRNLGRIGTIVHKERHDGGFDLVHIKDSLDNTFVTRLSNVFVIGEPGKPWISLPKGKGIKLTIAEERDRRRAQQGL is encoded by the coding sequence ATGGCTAGAGGTCCAAAGAAGCATTTAAAGAGATTAGCAGCTCCACACCATTGGTTGTTAGACAAATTATCTGGTTGTTACGCTCCAAGACCATCTGCTGGTCCACACAAGTTACGTGAATCCTTACCATTGATCGTTTTCTTAAGAAACAGATTAAAGTATGCTTTAAACGGTCGTGAAGTTAAGGCTATCATGATGCAACGTCACGTCAAGGTTGACGGTAAGGTCAGAACCGACTCTACCTACCCAGCTGGTTTCATGGATGTCATCACTTTAGAAGCCACTAACGAAAACTTCAGATTAGTCTACGATGTTAAAGGTAGATTTGCTGTCCACCGTATCACCGACGAAGAAGCTTCTTACAAATTAGGTAAAGTCAGAAAGGTCCAATTAGGTAAGAAAGGTGTTCCATACGTTGTTACCCACGACGGTAGAACCATCAGATACCCAGACCCAAACATCAAGATTAACGACACCGTTAAGATTGACTTAGCTACCGGTAAGATTTCCGAATACATCAAATTCGATGCTGGTAAATTAGTTTACGTTACCGGTGGTCGTAACTTGGGTAGAATTGGTACCATTGTTCACAAGGAAAGACACGATGGTGGTTTCGATTTAGTTCACATTAAGGACTCCTTAGACAACACTTTCGTCACCAGATTATCTAACGTCTTCGTTATCGGTGAACCAGGTAAGCCATGGATCTCTTTACCAAAGGGTAAGGGTATCAAGTTAACCATTGCTGAAGAACGTGACAGAAGAAGAGCTCAACAAGGTttataa
- the KAFR0B06965 gene encoding uncharacterized protein, which produces MTEILTFLCGSTSALNGINNYLYFESHTGDPRTTYGLIVVKEEYEAYVDEAVKTWSMGKSYDSYTSTQSVGDINICQRLSEEAYTPVNSADFGECISIFYDSSKTIEDQTGLADDLLYVYNNGTVSFNDGDKVCISIGTASQ; this is translated from the coding sequence ATGACTGAAATTTTGACTTTTCTTTGTGGTAGCACTTCCGCCCTGAACGGTATTAACAACTATTTGTATTTTGAATCTCATACAGGTGACCCAAGAACTACGTATGGTCTTATAGTTGTTAAGGAGGAATATGAAGCTTATGTTGATGAGGCTGTCAAAACATGGAGCATGGGGAAGAGTTATGATAGCTACACCAGCACCCAATCCGTTGGTGATATTAACATCTGCCAACGACTATCGGAAGAAGCTTATACCCCGGTGAACTCAGCCGATTTTGGTGAATGTATCTCGATTTTCTATGATTCGTCAAAAACTATTGAGGACCAGACTGGTTTGGCAGATGATCTATTGTACGTCTACAATAATGGCACGGTTTCCTTTAATGACGGCGACAAAGTTTGTATCTCTATTGGTACTGCAAGCCAATAA
- the AIM18 gene encoding Aim18p (similar to Saccharomyces cerevisiae YHR199C; ancestral locus Anc_4.369): MLSRLLNNNRNVLLKRTPVLTTKTLTRASMVRFASTTEPASSVKSKSNDESMNDRPSSMSGKKITLAVLSGAALAWGYIYYRDNYMQKAPQFISVTEELEPFLAQIGPSQYPLKTTYSLLGHGVRSVTFINFKAYGLAIYAADKDMKLIPKILNSNFLKKTFIDTDPEKSHSENVKLALEDPVKSVVLIRNLLDSGIRMCAKLTPIKSTNLTFVRESTIKTLWNHPDAEANKEVLSKGIDQLRKGYSKKGSFSPNDDLVMELNADGSLQFYYYNNKTKETFDLGLVTEPLVGRFLFSQYMSGPKPLSQETKDAVVEKISTMV, translated from the coding sequence ATGCTAAGCAGGTTacttaataataatagaaaTGTCCTTCTTAAGAGGACACCGGTGTTGACCACCAAAACACTTACGAGAGCATCCATGGTAAGGTTTGCAAGTACTACGGAACCAGCCTCTTCGGTGAAATCCAAGTCTAATGACGAGTCTATGAACGACAGACCTTCTTCCATGTctggaaagaaaataacattGGCAGTATTATCTGGTGCAGCCTTGGCATGGGgttatatttattatcGTGACAATTATATGCAGAAAGCACCCCAATTTATTAGTGTAACGGAAGAGCTCGAGCCTTTTTTGGCGCAGATTGGCCCTTCACAGTACCCATTAAAGACTACCTACTCTCTTCTGGGTCACGGTGTTAGATCGGTGacttttatcaattttaaagcCTATGGATTGGCCATTTATGCGGCTGATAAGGatatgaaattgattcctaaaattttaaattcaaatttcctCAAGAAGACTTTTATTGATACAGATCCAGAGAAATCACATTCTGAGAACGTAAAACTTGCCTTGGAAGATCCTGTAAAATCAGTTGTTTTGATTAGAAATCTACTGGATAGTGGAATAAGAATGTGTGCTAAGCTAACACCCATCAAATCCACCAATTTGACTTTCGTCAGAGAGAGTACAATCAAGACTTTGTGGAATCATCCTGACGCTGAAGCCAATAAAGAAGTTCTATCTAAAGGCATTGATCAATTAAGAAAGGGTTACAGCAAGAAGGGTTCTTTTTCCCCAAATGATGATTTGGTCATGGAATTGAATGCAGATGGTTCTCTTCAGTTTTACTACTATAATAATAAGACAAAAGAAACTTTCGATTTGGGTCTCGTCACAGAGCCTCTAGTCGGTAGATTCTTATTTAGTCAATATATGAGCGGTCCAAAGCCATTGTCACAGGAGACTAAAGATGCTGTAGTagagaaaatttcaactaTGGTGtaa
- the PPX1 gene encoding exopolyphosphatase (similar to Saccharomyces cerevisiae PPX1 (YHR201C); ancestral locus Anc_4.377), whose translation MALTLKDFLRALKTSHVPSLLKESNSLKIVCGNEAADFDSIASAISYSYLNYANDNSIVLPVISIPKNDLLLRRDVIFVLDKLNITTDLLFFLEDLYFWKSECHKSVAAVLVDHNDVMNGMKSLIDDVIGIIDHHEDQKLYLDVNPRTIETCGSCTSLVFRYWYYDLHHDLTQMVEVIILCLGAAIIDTNNFQYKVESKDLEMLKLYQEAMPNFEKDSFFYQLKHAKNNIYGLSVRDILRKDYKQFDFISSMDYGKENVTVGVASIVKPLQWLQEQHPELLQACIQFKGEYSLDVLVLMTSFSEDSQFKREIAFISDEQELQSELISKISEELKLEPVSVVASNTTSKFKRFNQLNLAASRKQVVPVLKDAFASYSKN comes from the coding sequence ATGGCTTTGACTTTGAAGGACTTCCTGAGGGCCTTGAAAACCTCTCATGTACCAAGTTTGTTAAAAGAGTCcaattctttgaagattGTCTGCGGTAACGAAGCAGCAGACTTTGATTCCATTGCAAGCGcaatttcatattcatatttgaattatgCCAATGACAACTCAATTGTACTTCCCGTTATCAGCATACCgaaaaatgatttactGTTGCGAAGAGATGTCATCTTCGTGTTGGACAAGCTAAACATCACCACTGATCTATTGTTCTTCCTTGAAGATCTTTATTTCTGGAAATCAGAATGCCATAAATCTGTTGCAGCTGTACTAGTTGACCATAATGACGTTATGAATGGTATGAAATCCCTGATAGACGACGTCATTGGGATAATTGATCATCACGAGGACCAAAAATTGTATCTAGATGTTAATCCAAGAACAATTGAAACCTGCGGTAGTTGTACATCGCTAGTGTTCAGATACTGGTACTATGATTTACATCATGATCTGACGCAAATGGTGGAAGTTATAATACTGTGCTTAGGTGCTGCTATTATCGATACGAATAACTTCCAATACAAAGTCGAATCTAAAGATCTAGAAATGttaaaattatatcaagAAGCTATGCCAAATTTTGAGAAGGACTCATTTTTCTATCAATTGAAGCATGCAAAAAACAACATTTATGGGCTCTCTGTGAGAGACATTCTGAGAAAGGATTATAAACAATTTGACTTCATCTCTAGCATGGATTACGGCAAAGAAAACGTAACTGTGGGAGTAGCATCAATAGTCAAACCGTTGCAATGGTTACAGGAACAGCATCCAGAACTTCTTCAAGCTTGTATTCAATTTAAAGGTGAATATAGCTTAGATGTTCTCGTTCTTATGACCTCCTTCTCGGAAGACTCTCAATTTAAGAGAGAAATCGCATTTATTTCTGACGAACAGGAGTTACAAAGCGAACTGATCAGCAAGATTTCAGAAGAATTAAAATTGGAACCTGTATCTGTTGTAGCCTCCAACACAACGTCGAAGTTCAAGAGGtttaatcaattgaatcttGCTGCAAGCAGAAAGCAGGTAGTGCCAGTTCTAAAAGATGCATTTGCCTCCTACAGCAAGAACTAA
- the MGM101 gene encoding Mgm101p (similar to Saccharomyces cerevisiae MGM101 (YJR144W); ancestral locus Anc_4.380) yields the protein MLVKRIINGSRLCVFFNPVRTIVSNSAAAPIAATTTPVKKTIVSKSSTSTKSSSLGYSTNLTKSLNGNALGKKKVLAEDGTELMHEAENIARRSGVSQCFEIDWYQSWHGLGVQPFEAKVQKELLKELDAKDIEIKPDGLIYLPEIKYRRILNKAFGAGGWGLVPRSETIVTKSLVTREYGLICHGQLVGVARGEQDYFNENGIPTATEGCKSNALMRCCKDLGIGSELWDPVFIKQFKETNCVEKFVEHITTKKKKKIWLRKDRKVEYPYK from the coding sequence atgttaGTCAAACGTATCATTAATGGTAGCCGCCTATGTGTGTTTTTTAATCCTGTAAGAACAATTGTAAGCAACAGTGCAGCTGCCCCAATAGCAGCGACAACGACACCTGTTAAAAAAACAATAGTAAGCAAGAGCAGCACCAGTACTAAAAGTTCGTCACTGGGTTATTCCACAAATTTGACTAAGAGCCTCAACGGTAACGCATTGGGGAAAAAGAAGGTATTAGCTGAAGACGGCACTGAACTCATGCATGAGGCTGAAAATATTGCTCGAAGATCTGGTGTATCTCAGtgctttgaaattgattggTACCAGTCCTGGCATGGACTTGGCGTTCAGCCATTTGAAGCAAAAGTACAGAAGgaacttttgaaagagtTGGATGCAAAGgatattgaaatcaaaCCGGATGGATTAATATACTTACCAGAAATCAAATATCGTCgtattttgaataaagcTTTCGGTGCAGGTGGATGGGGCCTTGTACCAAGATCTGAGACCATAGTAACGAAAAGCTTGGTGACTAGAGAATATGGTCTAATTTGTCATGGCCAGTTAGTCGGTGTAGCTCGAGGTGAACAagattatttcaatgaGAACGGAATCCCCACAGCCACAGAAGGCTGTAAAAGTAATGCATTGATGAGATGCTGTAAAGATTTAGGTATTGGCTCTGAACTATGGGATCCAGTGTTTATAAAGCAATTCAAAGAGACCAACTGTGTTGAAAAGTTCGTTGAGCATATAACaaccaagaaaaagaagaagatctGGCTGAGAAAAGACAGAAAGGTAGAATATCCATATAAATAA
- the RPN10 gene encoding proteasome regulatory particle base subunit RPN10 (similar to Saccharomyces cerevisiae RPN10 (YHR200W); ancestral locus Anc_4.372) yields the protein MVLEATVLVIDNSEYSRNGDFPRTRFEAQIDSVEYIFQAKRNSNPENTVGLVSSAGSNPKVLSTFTSEFGKILAGLHDTIIEGSIHLTTAIQIAALTLKHRQNKVQHERIVVFICSPITDDRQELIKLAKKLKKNSVTVDIINFGEVESNTEILDEFIQTVNAGQENSSHLLTVTPGPRLLYEHIASSPIILEEGTMGVPGAMMGGFGDDGANSFMDFGVDPSMDPELAMALRLSMEEEQQRQDRLRQQEQQNQPNEEAK from the coding sequence ATGGTGCTAGAAGCAACAGTTTTGGTCATAGACAACTCAGAATACTCCAGAAATGGTGATTTCCCAAGGACAAGATTCGAAGCACAAATTGATTCCGTAgaatatattttccaaGCTAAACGTAATAGTAATCCCGAAAATACAGTTGGTTTAGTATCATCTGCTGGTTCAAATCCAAAAGTTTTATCCACATTTACATCAGAATTCGGTAAAATCTTAGCAGGTTTGCACGACACAATAATCGAAGGATCTATACACCTCACTACAGCTATTCAAATTGCAGCATTAACTTTGAAACATCGTCAAAATAAAGTTCAACATGAAAGAATTGTCGTATTCATATGTAGTCCTATCACAGATGATAGGCAAGAATTGATTAAATTGgccaagaaattgaagaaaaatagcGTGACAGTAGACATAATCAATTTTGGTGAAGTTGAATCTAATACTGAAATCTTGGATGAATTCATTCAAACGGTAAATGCAGGCCAAGAAAATAGTAGTCATTTATTAACAGTAACACCAGGTCCAAGATTATTATACGAACATATTGCATCATCACCAATTATCCTCGAGGAAGGCACTATGGGTGTTCCAGGTGCTATGATGGGTGGATTTGGTGACGATGGTGCTAACTCATTCATGGACTTCGGTGTTGACCCATCTATGGACCCAGAATTAGCTATGGCTTTACGTCTCTCTatggaagaagaacaacaaAGACAAGACAGATTAAGACAACAAGAACAACAGAACCAACCTAATGAAGAAGCTAAATAA
- the HOM6 gene encoding homoserine dehydrogenase (similar to Saccharomyces cerevisiae HOM6 (YJR139C); ancestral locus Anc_4.374), translating into MSGKAVNVAVIGAGVVGASFLDQIVDMKTSISYNLILVAEANQSLISKDFKPLEFVNNDWKAALAASGDKTMTLPETIDFLKKSPLPVILVDNTSSAYIADFYPEIVKNGISIATPNKKAFSSDFKVWQQLFEGKQTDGLVYHEATVGAGLPIISFLREIIQTGDEVEKIEGIFSGTLSYIFNEFSTIDSKNDVKFSDVVKVAKELGYTEPDPRDDLNGLDVARKVTIVARISGLPIENPSAFPVHSLVPKQLESVQSIPEFLEQLPNYDDELRKLKEEAAKENKVLRFIGKVDLKAKTASVGIEKYEHSHPFASLKGSDNVISIKTKRYTNPVVIQGAGAGSAVTAAGVLGDVIKAAQRLAK; encoded by the coding sequence atgtcCGGTAAAGCTGTAAATGTCGCCGTTATTGGTGCTGGTGTTGTTGGTGCCTCCTTTTTGGACCAAATTGTCGACATGAAAACATCTATATCATATAATTTGATACTAGTTGCTGAAGCCAACCAATCATTGATCTCCAAAGATTTCAAACCATTAGAATTTGTGAACAACGACTGGAAAGCAGCTCTTGCAGCTTCAGGGGATAAAACTATGACATTGCCTGAAACTATTGACTTTTTAAAGAAGTCACCTTTGCCTGTTATATTAGTTGATAACACTTCAAGCGCATACATTGCGGACTTCTACCCAGAAATTGTCAAGAATGGTATTTCCATTGCTACTCCAAATAAGAAAGCTTTTTCATCCGATTTCAAAGTCTGGCaacaattatttgaagGTAAACAAACAGACGGTTTAGTTTACCATGAAGCTACAGTTGGTGCTGGTCTGCCTATTATTAGCTTCCTAAGAGAAATTATCCAAACTGGCGATGAAgtggaaaaaattgaaggtATTTTCTCAGGTACCTTATCATACATCTTCAACGAATTTTCCACGATTGACTCTAAGAATGACgtgaaattttcagatgTCGTTAAAGTAGCTAAAGAATTAGGTTACACAGAGCCAGATCCAAGAGACGATTTAAATGGTTTAGATGTTGCTAGAAAGGTCACTATTGTGGCTAGAATTTCTGGTTTACCAATCGAAAATCCAAGTGCATTCCCTGTTCATTCTTTAGTTCCTAAGCAATTAGAATCTGTTCAGTCTATTCCAGAATTTTTAGAACAATTACCAAActatgatgatgaattgagAAAACTGAAGGAAGAAGCCgctaaagaaaataaagtatTAAGATTCATCGGTAAAGTTGATTTGAAAGCTAAGACTGCTTCTGttggtattgaaaaatacgAGCATTCTCATCCATTTGCCTCATTAAAAGGCTCTGATAATGTTATTTCTATCAAGACTAAACGTTATACCAATCCAGTTGTCATTCAAGGTGCAGGTGCCGGTTCTGCTGTTACCGCAGCTGGTGTTCTAGGTGATGTTATCAAAGCTGCTCAAAGATTAGCTAAATAA
- the SMN1 gene encoding Smn1p (similar to Saccharomyces cerevisiae YHR202W; ancestral locus Anc_4.381): protein MVLIRWIVLQVVLFVLGNSFLVPFNAVDQSSAKSRNAHDDHDDRRNNHDDRRNNHDDPDDRSRRPWNDPDDRLRRPWNDPDDRSRRPWHDHDDHDNRHSDIHIRDLTMGQLNFIHTTDTHGWLGSHRLQRDYDADWGDFISFLELFDRNRMNEYQDLLIIDTGDKHDGNGLSDGTRPLGMISTHIFNQVDYDLLTLGNHELYTPETAIFEYYSTAMSKKFRHKYISSNVEFLHDKKDYVPFGNKYVYFETPKNRLRILSLSFIFNVRKNNPRVRITRPIDELQKIWFHEMIELYPEDRIDILIVIGHLPLVDSENNDLSMIHSYLRRFYPNIIIQYFGGHTHIRDFIQLDSRSTGLQSGQYAETLGFLSIDDVHNESPRFSRRYIDFNTRSFRHHSNTEHRLESDRGHRVKRMIRKLRRELNLDVRYGYVPRNYYMYSRPIDADDNIYNLMRRRVLPRLRSRRIKNSRSYDRFILLNTGAIRYDLYRGPFTRDTEYIVLPFSNTWKYIRLPLYIARRIEEILNGRQSIVSLPPPTNFIRQATSESCPTIVSPNYSEGYTTEDDYGCDGDDTPHRTVSRHHIPNVIQTIQFTSNEQYLTDDDIVHFIFFSYLERDVLRAINLINKEPSKIYTEFDSQDYGGQSAQELLREYIREIS from the coding sequence ATGGTACTTATTCGATGGATAGTACTTCAGGTAGTGCTTTTTGTTTTAGGTAATAGTTTTTTGGTTCCTTTCAATGCAGTAGACCAAAGCTCTGCAAAGTCGCGGAACGCTCATGATGATCATGACGATAGACGGAATAATCATGATGATAGACGGAATAATCATGACGATCCTGACGACAGGTCTCGAAGACCGTGGAATGATCCTGACGACAGGTTGCGAAGACCATGGAATGATCCTGATGACAGGTCTCGAAGACCATGGCATGATCATGATGATCATGACAATAGGCATTCTGACATACACATAAGAGACCTTACGATGGGGCAATTGAACTTTATTCATACTACTGATACTCATGGATGGTTAGGTTCCCATAGGTTGCAGAGAGACTATGATGCAGACTGGGGTGATTTTATATCATTCCTAGAATTGTTCGACAGGAACAGAATGAATGAGTATCAAGATCTTCTCATCATTGACACGGGTGATAAGCATGATGGAAATGGGCTAAGTGATGGTACAAGACCCCTTGGTATGATAAGTACAcatattttcaatcaaGTTGATTACGATCTCCTCACTTTAGGTAATCATGAATTATACACGCCAGAAACGGCTATATTCGAGTACTATTCTACTGCCATgtccaaaaaatttaggcataaatatatatctaGTAATGTTGAATTCCTACATGACAAAAAAGACTATGTCCCATTTGGGAATAAATATGTCTACTTCGAAACTCCAAAGAACAGACTAAGAAtactttcattatcttttatttttaacGTTAGGAAAAATAATCCAAGAGTAAGAATAACAAGACCCATAGATGAGCTGCAGAAAATTTGGTTTCACGAAATGATTGAATTATATCCAGAAGACagaattgatattttaattgTGATTGGTCATCTGCCTTTGGTTGATAGTGAAAATAATGACTTAAGCATGATTCATTCGTATCTCAGGAGGTTCTATCCGAATATTATAATACAGTATTTTGGTGGTCATACTCATATAAGagatttcattcaattggATTCCAGATCCACTGGACTACAAAGCGGTCAATATGCTGAGACGTTGGgatttttatcaattgatGATGTCCATAATGAATCACCAAGATTTTCTAGAAGGTATATTGACTTTAATACTAGATCATTTAGGCATCATAGTAATACCGAACATAGATTAGAATCTGATAGAGGACACAGAGTTAAACGTATGATAAGGAAATTGAGAAGGGAACTGAATCTAGATGTAAGATATGGTTACGTTCCAAGAAACTATTATATGTACTCGAGACCGATTGATGCGgatgataatatttataatttgatgAGAAGAAGAGTCCTACCAAGATTaagatcaagaagaatCAAGAACTCAAGATCTTATGATAGATTTATCCTACTCAATACAGGTGCTATTCGTTACGATCTTTATAGAGGACCATTCACAAGGGATACCGAATATATAGTATTACCTTTCAGTAATACATGGAAATATATCAGACTTCCTCTTTATATTGCACGAAGAATTGAGGAAATCTTAAACGGAAGACAATCAATAGTATCTCTACCTCCTCCGACAAATTTCATCAGACAGGCAACATCTGAATCATGCCCGACAATTGTATCGCCAAATTATTCTGAAGGTTATACAACAGAGGATGATTATGGTTGTGATGGTGATGATACTCCTCATAGAACAGTTTCCCGTCATCATATTCCCAACGTCATTCAAACTATCCAATTCACATCAAACGAACAATACTTGACTGATGACGATATTgttcatttcattttttttagctACCTAGAAAGGGATGTCTTGAGGGCCATCAACCTTATTAATAAAGAaccttcaaaaatatatactGAATTTGACAGTCAGGACTATGGCGGCCAATCTGCCCAAGAACTTTTAAGGGAGTACATCAGAGAAATCTCataa